The Acanthochromis polyacanthus isolate Apoly-LR-REF ecotype Palm Island chromosome 2, KAUST_Apoly_ChrSc, whole genome shotgun sequence genome contains a region encoding:
- the LOC127530923 gene encoding NAD(P)H dehydrogenase [quinone] 1-like isoform X2, giving the protein MAQKTALIVFAHQNPASFNAAARDVAVQELKAQGYRVLVSDLYAMKFRPAATRDDVKGELKNPDQFEYGNETMLALKENRLSDDIVAEHQKIIEAELIIFQFPLYWFSVPAILKGWFDRVMTRSFAYSLAEMYNNPRFEEKKAMLSFSTGASQIMFQPDGFHGDINVVLWPLQNGILRFCGFQVLAPQIFYSPAHNPPAVRTSMLEGWRARLKGLMLEKPLSFPSVELFDLNSQDGFRLKPEVKKEQEKHKFGITTGHHLGKPLPPDNQTKAGSRK; this is encoded by the exons CTCAGAAGACGGCTCTGATTGTTTTCGCTCACCAGAATCCGGCTTCGTTCAATGCGGCGGCCCGAGATGTGGCGGTTCAGGAGTTGAAGGCTCAGGGATACCGAGTCCTGGTGTCGGACCTGTACGCCATGAAGTTCAGACCCGCGGCCACGAGAGACGACGTTAAAG gTGAGCTGAAGAACCCGGACCAGTTTGAGTACGGAAATGAAACCATGCTTGCCTTGAAGGAGAACCGTCTCAGTGACGACATCGTAGCtgagcaccaaaaaataattGAAGCTGAACTCATCATCTTCCAG ttcCCGTTGTACTGGTTCAGTGTTCCTGCCATCCTGAAGGGTTGGTTTGATCGAGTAATGACTCGATCATTCGCTTATTCCCTGGCGGAAATGTACAACAACCCCCGTTTCGAG GAGAAGAAAGCGATGTTGTCCTTCAGCACTGGAGCCTCACAGATCATGTTTCAGCCGGACGGCTTCCACGGAGACATCAACGTCGTTCTGTGGCCTCTTCAG AATGGAATTCTGCGCTTCTGTGGATTCCAGGTTCTGGCTCCTCAGATCTTCTACAGTCCGGCTCACAATCCGCCCGCCGTCAGAACCTCCATGCTGGAGGGTTGGCGAGCTCGGCTCAAAGGGCTGATGTTGGAGAAGCCTTTGAGCTTCCCTTCCGTCGAGCTCTTCGACCTCAACTCACAGGACGGCTTCCGTCTGAAGCCCGAAGTGAAGAAGGAACAAGAGAAGCACAAGTTCGGCATCACGACGGGTCATCATCTGGGGAAACCGCTGCCGCCGGACAACCAGACCAAAGCAGGAAGCAGGAAGTAG
- the LOC127530923 gene encoding NAD(P)H dehydrogenase [quinone] 1-like isoform X1, with protein sequence MAQKTALIVFAHQNPASFNAAARDVAVQELKAQGYRVLVSDLYAMKFRPAATRDDVKGELKNPDQFEYGNETMLALKENRLSDDIVAEHQKIIEAELIIFQFPLYWFSVPAILKGWFDRVMTRSFAYSLAEMYNNPRFEEKKAMLSFSTGASQIMFQPDGFHGDINVVLWPLQNGILRFCGFQVLAPQIFYSPAHNPPAVRTSMLEGWRARLKGLMLEKPLSFPSVELFDLNSQDGFRLKPEVKKEQEKHKFGITTGHHLGKPLPPDNQTKAGSRK encoded by the exons atGG CTCAGAAGACGGCTCTGATTGTTTTCGCTCACCAGAATCCGGCTTCGTTCAATGCGGCGGCCCGAGATGTGGCGGTTCAGGAGTTGAAGGCTCAGGGATACCGAGTCCTGGTGTCGGACCTGTACGCCATGAAGTTCAGACCCGCGGCCACGAGAGACGACGTTAAAG gTGAGCTGAAGAACCCGGACCAGTTTGAGTACGGAAATGAAACCATGCTTGCCTTGAAGGAGAACCGTCTCAGTGACGACATCGTAGCtgagcaccaaaaaataattGAAGCTGAACTCATCATCTTCCAG ttcCCGTTGTACTGGTTCAGTGTTCCTGCCATCCTGAAGGGTTGGTTTGATCGAGTAATGACTCGATCATTCGCTTATTCCCTGGCGGAAATGTACAACAACCCCCGTTTCGAG GAGAAGAAAGCGATGTTGTCCTTCAGCACTGGAGCCTCACAGATCATGTTTCAGCCGGACGGCTTCCACGGAGACATCAACGTCGTTCTGTGGCCTCTTCAG AATGGAATTCTGCGCTTCTGTGGATTCCAGGTTCTGGCTCCTCAGATCTTCTACAGTCCGGCTCACAATCCGCCCGCCGTCAGAACCTCCATGCTGGAGGGTTGGCGAGCTCGGCTCAAAGGGCTGATGTTGGAGAAGCCTTTGAGCTTCCCTTCCGTCGAGCTCTTCGACCTCAACTCACAGGACGGCTTCCGTCTGAAGCCCGAAGTGAAGAAGGAACAAGAGAAGCACAAGTTCGGCATCACGACGGGTCATCATCTGGGGAAACCGCTGCCGCCGGACAACCAGACCAAAGCAGGAAGCAGGAAGTAG
- the LOC110961172 gene encoding gamma-aminobutyric acid receptor-associated protein-like 2: MKWMFKEDHSLEHRCIESAKIRNKYPDRVPVIVEKVSGSQIVDIDKRKYLVPSDITVAQFMWIIRKRIQLPSEKAIFLFVDKTVPQSSITMGQLYEKEKDEDGFLYVAYSGENTFGF, translated from the exons aacATCGATGCATAGAATCGGCCAAAATCCGCAACAAATACCCTGACAGGGTCCCG GTGATCGTGGAGAAGGTTTCTGGATCACAGATCGTGGACATCGATAAGAGGAAGTACTTGGTTCCCTCTGACATCACGGTGGCCCAGTTCATGTGGATCATCAGGAAACGCATCCAGCTCCCCTCAGAGAAAGCCATCTTTCTGTTCGTGGACAAGACGGTGCCTCAGTCCAG CATCACGATGGGGCAGCTGTACGAGAAGGAGAAGGACGAGGACGGCTTTTTATACGTGGCCTACAGCGGAGAGAACACCTTTGGTTTTTAG
- the LOC127530942 gene encoding gamma-aminobutyric acid receptor-associated protein-like 2, giving the protein MKWMFKEDHSLEHRCIESAKIRNKYPDRVPVIVEKVSGSQIVDIDKRKYLVPSDITVAQFMWIIRKRIQLPSEKAIFLFVDKTVPQSSITMGQLYEKEKDEDGFLYVAYSGENTFGF; this is encoded by the exons ATGAAATGGATGTTCAAAGAGGATCACTCGTTGG aacATCGATGCATAGAATCGGCCAAAATCCGCAACAAATACCCTGACAGGGTCCCG GTGATCGTGGAGAAGGTTTCTGGATCACAGATCGTGGACATCGATAAGAGGAAGTACTTGGTTCCCTCTGACATCACGGTGGCCCAGTTCATGTGGATCATCAGGAAACGCATCCAGCTCCCCTCAGAGAAAGCCATCTTTCTGTTCGTGGACAAGACGGTGCCTCAGTCCAG CATCACGATGGGGCAGCTGTACGAGAAGGAGAAGGACGAGGACGGCTTTTTATACGTGGCCTACAGCGGAGAGAACACCTTTGGTTTTTAG